AAGGCGCAGGTCCGTGAGTTCGAGAAAGTCAATGACCTCTACAAGGCCCTGCTGGATCAGGAGATCGACGCGGTCGTCTTCGATTCACCTGCGTTGCTCTATTACACGGCGCATGACGGCAGGGGATTGGCGCGGACCGTCGGCCGCGTCTTCCATCGGGAAGACTACGGAATCGTCTTTCCGACCGGCAGCCCGTTGCGCAAGCATGTCAACGAGGCGCTTCTGGCACTGCGCGAAAGTGACGCCTATCAGCGTATCTACGACGAGTGGTTCGGCAAGCACTAGGCCGGCGAGGCGGCGCGACGCTGCATTCGTATTTCGGCAGAATTTTCTCCAATATGCGCACAGCAGGGTCGGCCGTCCGATGCCGCCGATGTGACCGAACGTGAAGCCGGGCCAGATTGCGGCGCCGCAAGGCGAACCTCACCTAAGGTCCGGGTCAGGTTCCATCGGGGAGAACGCAATGCGTCCCATCTTGCTTTTGAGCCTTCTGATCGCGCTGTCGAGTACTGCCAACGCCGCGCCGGTGCATCGCACGCACCGGCAGCATGTTGCCCCTGCCCCTCGCGTGATCACGGATCCCATGTCAAGCTTTGGCTATGCGCCGCCCCGAGGGAGGGCCCCCTATTTGGCCGTGCCAAGCGACCAGCCGGATCCGATGGTTGACAGTCCCTACAAGAACTGGGGCGGCTAGCGAACGTCGCGGGCGGCCGTCCTCTCGCCCAGTTGCATGCGCGCCGCGCATTGACGTGTATCAAGCCGATCTTCCCGCGACGTGCCATCGTGCACGCGCGAGGATCGTCGATGCGCCGATTTGCCATGAAGGCACTGTTCACCGCCCTCAGTTTCAACAGAGAAGAGAGGAAGCGGACCGATTGGGATCGCAACGTCCTGATCTTCTCGTCCGTGGTGACGGCGGGCCTGATCGCGCTCTATGTCTTCGGCAAGGCAACGTCGCGCTGGTAGCGCCCTCTCTGCCGGCACTCAGCCGCGCAGCAAGCGCGTGTATTGGCGCGGCGTCATGCCACTCAAGGCGCGGAAGCGCTGCGTGAAGTGGCTCTGACTGCTGAGGCCGCAGCTATCGCTGGTCGCCCTGGTCGATCACCGGACTGGCGCTCGTTGGCCTCGGCAACGTCGTCCTCCTCGTGCGCGTGCCGCCGAGCCGCGCTGCGGCCTTGGAAAGAGCCTCGACGTCGTGCAGTGCCCGCAGGACGGCTATGGCAGTGTTCGCCGCGTCATGCCGACCTTCCGCTTCGATAGCGAGAGCGTCCCGTCCAGCCGCTCGGTCCGCGGCACAACCTGTGCGTGGCTTAACCATTTGGCATATCTGCCGCTTGCCGGGAAATCCGCTGCTGGGAGGTATCGTGGGCATGGGCGTCGACGCCGCAACGGGCGCGGCGACTGACCACAAACCCAATCCTGTCATCGTCACGATGCAGCCCTCGGCCCGCCGCCGCAGGCGCCGGTTGCGAGAAAGCCGCGCCCACCGCGGGCACCCGACGCAGGCACCTGACGCCGTGCCGCGAAAGACATTCGACAAAAAGAGGCCGGCTTCGCAGCCGGCCTCTTTTCAGTTCATGACGCTCCCGATCAAACCTTGACCAGCGGCCCCTTGGAGGTCGGCCCCTTGGAGGGGCCGCCGGGACCACCCGGCTTGGACCTGCCTGACGGCGGGCGCTTGCGGGCGCCGGGCAGTTTCTCCTGCTTCGGCGTGACCGGGCCCTCGACGAACTCGAAGCCAATCTTGTCCTTGGTTTCGTCGGCCTCGTCCTTGACCAGCACGACGCGGACATGACCGCCGCCCTTGAGCTTGCCGAACAGCACCTCGTCGGCGAGCGGCTTCTTGATGTGCTCCTGGATCACGCGGGCCATCGGCCGCGCGCCCATCTGCTCGTCATAGCCGTTCTTGATCAGCCAGGCCTTGGCCTCCTCGGACAGCTCGATCGTGACGTCGCGGTCGCCGAGCTGCGCTTCGAGCTGGAGCACGAACTTCTCCACGACCATGCCGATGACGTCGGCATTGAGGTGGGCGAAGGAGACGATGGCGTCGAGACGGTTGCGGAATTCCGGCGCGAACTGCCGGTTGATCGCCTCATGGTCGTCGCCTTCCCGCTTGGAGCGGGTGAAGCCGAACGCCTGCTTGGCGAGATCGGCCGCGCCGGCATTCGTGGTCATGATCAGGATCACGTTGCGGAAGTTGACCTGCTTGCCGTTGTGATCGGTGAGCCGGCCATGGTCCATGATCTGGAGCAGCACGTTGTAGAGATCGGGGTGCGCCTTCTCGATCTCGTCGAGCAGCACCACGCAATGCGGATGTTGATCGACGCCGTCGGTGAGCAGGCCGCCCTGGTCGAAGCCGACATAGCCGGGAGGCGCGCCGATCAGGCGCGACACGGTGTGCCGCTCCATGTATTCGGACATGTCGAAGCGCAGCAGCTCGACGCCGAGGCTGGAGGCAAGCTGCTTTGCAACCTCGGTCTTGCCGACGCCGGTCGGACCCGAGAACAGGTAGCAGCCGATCGGCTTCTCCGGCTCGCGCAGGCCGGCACGCGCCAACTTGATCGAGGCCGAGAGCGACTCGATCGCCTTGTCCTGGCCGAACACGACGCGCTTCAGGGTCTGCTCGAGATGCTTGAGCACCTCGGCATCGTCCTTCGAAACGCTCTTCGGCGGGATCCGCGCCATCGAGGCGATCGTGGTCTCGATCTCCTTGATGCCGATCGTCTTCTTGCGCTTGTTCTCGGCAACCAGCATCTGCGCCGCACCGGATTCGTCGATCACGTCGATCGCCTTGTCCGGCAGCTTGCGGTCGTGGATGTAGCGCGAAGAGAGCTGCACCGCCGCTTCAATGGCCTCGTTGGTGTATTTCAGCCGGTGGTAGTCCTCGAAGTACGGCTTCAGCCCCTTGAGGATCGCGATGGCGTCCTCCACCGTCGGCTCGTTGATGTCGATCTTCTGGAAGCGCCGCACCAGCGCGCGGTCCTTCTCGAAATGCTGGCGGTATTCCTTGTAGGTGGTCGAGCCCATGCAGCGGATGGTGCCCGAGGCGAGCGCCGGCTTGAGCAGGTTCGACGCGTCCATCGCGCCGCCCGACGTCGCACCCGCACCGATCACGGTGTGGATCTCGTCGATGAACAGGATGGCGTTGGGGTGCGCCTCGAGCTCCTTCAGCACCTGCTTCAGGCGTTCCTCGAAGTCGCCGCGATAGCGCGTGCCCGCGAGCAGCGTGCCCATGTCGAGCGAGAACACGGTCGCAGCCGCCAGAACCTCCGGCACCTCGCTGTCGACGATGCGCTTTGCAAGGCCTTCCGCGATCGCGGTCTTGCCGACGCCGGCCTCGCCCACGAACAGAGGGTTGTTCTTCTGCCGGCGGCACAGCACCTGAATGGCGCGGTTGATCTCGGAATTGCGCCCGATCACCGGATCGATCTTACCGTCGCGCGCCTTCTTGTTGAGGTTGACGCAATAGGTCTCCAGCGCCTCGCCCTTTTTCTTGGAGTCCTCGTTGCCCTTGGTCTCGGTTTCCTCGTCGACGCCGCGAACGGGGCGCGCCTCCGAGACGCCCGGCCGCTTGGCGATGCCGTGGCTGATGTAGTTGACCGCGTCGTAGCGCGTCATGTCCTGCTCTTGCAGGAAATACGCAGCATGGCTCTCGCGCTCGGCGAAGATCGCGATCAGAACGTTCGCACCGGTCACTTCCTCGCGACCAGATGACTGCACATGGATCACCGCGCGCTGGATCACGCGCTGGAAACCGGCCGTCGGCTTGGCGTCGTCGGCGCCATCCGTCACCAGATTTTCGAATTCGGTCTCAAGATAGTTCACGAGACTGGTGCGCAGCTTGTCGAGATCGACGCTGCAGGCCCGCATCACGGCTGCTGCATCGGAGTCATCGATCAGCGACAGCAGCAGATGTTCAAGCGTCGCGTATTGGTGATGACGCTCATTTGCGATCGCCAGTGCACGATGCAGGGATTGTTCAAGGCTTTGGGAAAAAGTCGGCATTCGCGTCCTCTGTGGCCCCCACCATCATGATCGCCATCGCCCGGTCAGGCAACAACAACCTTTGTCACATATAGTTATACAAGATCGCGGCAAAAGACCGGTTCCGCGACACTGGACTCGCGCGCGGTATTTTCGATGCAAAACCCGTTCCGATTTGGGCGGGGTCCCCTCCCCGTAGTTCGCCGGCCGTGGCGGCCGTGAGGATAGCGAACCGGGTGACGCGAATGTCAGAAAGGCAGAACGCGGGACGCGCCTACTTCTTTTCCATCACGCATTGCAGGGGGTGCTGGTGCTTGCGGGCAAAATCCATCACCTGCGTGACCTTGGTCTCGGCGATCTCGTAGGTGAAGACGCCGCATTCGCCGATGCCGTGATGGTGGACATGCAGCATGATCTTGGTCGCTGCCTCGATGTCCTTGTTGAAGAACTTCTCCAGCACGAGAACCACGAACTCCATCGGCGTGTAGTCGTCGTTCAGGATCAGCACCCGGTAGAGGTTGGGCCGCTTGGTCTTGGGCTTGACCTTGGTGATGACCGAGGTGCTCGGGCCGGACGGACCATTAGAACGGTTGTCGTCATTGCCCATCCGGGGAGCATGAGCGACGGCTGACGCGGGCAGATCGAGGCTGGAAGTTAGTTGCGGCATGGCACAGGCGTTCAAAATCCCCACGGAAGCATATAGCAGCCCGCCGCGCTGCTCCGCCGTTCGGAGCCTCGCATAGGCGCGCGTCTTGTTCGATCGCCGCTCCCGACCGGTCCGGTCCTCACCGGAACGGCATCGATGAATATGGGCCTGCCCCCGGCCCGCCGCAAGCGTGCAAAGGCTCGACCTGTCCGGCCGCGGCGGTCCCGATTCCCGGTCCCTGGTCCCGGTCCCTGGCGATCCCGACCAAGGTTAGTCAATCCGGACCAGTTTGACAAAAAAATCCGATCAACAAGTTTCCCCCGTCCTTAACCAGGAACCCGGCGTTAACTTGCGGACCCCGCTCGCGTACACGTCGATGCAGACGGCGCTCCACCAACGGCGATGTATTCTTCTCGATCATTCCCTTCGCCAAGACCGACAACGTGAAGTCCAGCAAGGATGGCAAGAGCTGGATCGACTGGATCGACCCGCCGGTTCTTCATGCCGACAAGCTCGACCAGATCGTGCCGACCTGCAAAACGATCGGCACTGCGCTCAGCACGCTGATGGGCTCGCAATAACCCTCGCGAACGCGCTCACGAAAAAAGCCCGGCTGAACCAGCCGGGCCTTTCCGATTCCAGGACTTGACGAAGAGTTACTGGGCGGCCGGGGTGAACTTCGAGACGATGGTCTCGACCGGCTTGAACGCCTGCTTGGCGAGATCGTTGTAGAGGCCGGCGATCTTCTGCGATTCTGCAACGAACGTCTCGTAGGCGGAGCGCGCGAAATCGGTCTGCGCTTCCAGCGCCTTGTCCAGCGACTTCACGCCGGAAAGCTTCTCGACGAAGGACTTGGTGTCCTCGAACGACTTCTTGGTGTAGTCGCCATAGGCGCTGGCGATCGCCTGGAGGCCGTTCTGCACCGAACTCGCGGAGGCGACGCACTGCTCGAACTGCTCTTTCCCGTAGTTCTGAAAGTCTTCAACCTTGAACATCATGGAATCCTTTTTTCCTGGCTCTCGTCCGGAAGCCTGGATCTTCAAAACCTTGGGGCCACCTGACGCTGCCCATAATTAGTGCAACGCACAAAAAAGTCAAGAATCCTTGTGCGACGCACAAATACACGCAACTTGAGGCGATTCTCGGAGATCTACGCAAGGGTTCCTTAAGCTTTTGGAAACCGAGCGCCCCTACCCTGATTCCCTGGACGTGTTCAGCTTCCGACAGGCGGTCAAAAGCCGTTTGAGAACATTGCCTTAGCCAGAACAGCGGCTTGAGCTTCGATCGCTGACGATCAGCGCCGGCGGATTGGCGGTTCAAGCAGGTCATGGTCCCGGATCTGGAGGGCACAATTTTGCCTCACGAGCCGGTGATCAAGTCAGAAACGGGGACGGGGTTTCATGCTTCGTAAGAACTGGTCTTCCTCGCGCTTGGCGCGGGCTGGAGTCTTCGGGCTTCTTACTGTCACCACCGCGGTCATCTTCACGACTGACGCTGCCGAAGCGCGGCGCCACCGCGGTCGGCACTACGCACACCGCGTGCATCGCGACTCCGGCGAGAGCTACAGCCCACAGTTCGCCTCGATCATCGTCGACGGCAACTCCGGTGCGACGCTGCAAGCGACGAGCCCGGACGGGATTCGTCACCCCGCCTCCCTCACCAAGATCATGACGCTCTATTTGCTGTTCGAGCGACTGGAGTCCGGCAAGATCAAGCTCGACACCGAGATGCCGGTGTCCGCACACGCCGCCGATCAGGATCCCACCAAGCTGGGCTTGCGCCCCGGCCAGACCATCCGGGTCGAGGACGCGATCAAGGGCCTCGTCACGCGTTCCGCGAATGACGCCGCGGTCGTCATCGCCGAATATATCGGCGGTACCGAAGACGATTTTGCCAGCATGATGACGCGCAAAGCGCACGCGCTCGGCATGTCCAGGACGGTCTATCGCAACGCGTCGGGCCTTCCCAACGACGAACAGAACACGACAGCGCGCGACCAGGCTACGCTCGGCCGCGCGATCCAGGATCGCTTCCCGCGCTACTATCGCTACTTCTCGACCACGGCCTTCAATTTCCGTGGCCGCACCATCACCGGCCACAATCACCTGCTCGGCAGCGTTGAAGGCGTCGACGGCATCAAGACCGGCTACACCCGCGCCTCCGGCTTCAATCTCGTCAGCTCAATTCACCGCGGCAACCGCTTCCTGGTCGGCGTGGTCCTGGGCGGCCGCAGCGGCGGCTCGCGCGATGCCATCATGCGCAACCTGCTCGCGGAGAACCTCGAGAAGGGCGCGGGCACCCGCACCGTGGCAGCCATCACCGAGCGCAATGGTGCCGACACCAACACCGACGTCGCCGATGCATCGGACACTCCGGTGCGCCCCGCTCCACAGGTTCAGGCGGCCGCAGCCCCCGCTCCCGAAGCACCCGCGCCGCGCCCCGCCTCGCGCCTCGCCACGCTTGCCGCCGCCACCGCGGCGATGCCTCCGGGCGCCAAGCCGGAGCCCAAGACGGTCGAGTCCAAGATCGAACCCGCGCCGCTGACCAATGGCGTGATCTCGAGCCAACCGCTCTCGACCATCCCCGGCTCGTCCGAGCCGATGAAGCCGGTCAGAGTGAAGACGGTTCAGGTCAAGGCCGGCACCGTGAAGGTCGCTTCCGCCGCCCCGTCGCAACCAGCGCCGCCGATCACCAACACGATCTCCAGCGCGCGTGCTGAAGTCGCGGAAACCTCCGGCGCCGTCGTCGCCAAGGCCGACGTCGTCAGCAAGCCGGACGTCGTCGCCAGGCCTGAAGTCGTCAAGCCTGAAGTCGCCCGCAGCGAGCTGCCGCCGCAGCCGCCGGGCTTTGGCACCGGCAACGGCATCCTCGGCGTCCTGCCGGCTTCCGGCGCCTCGGCCCCCACGGCGGCGCCCGCCGCAAAACTCGGCTCGGGCGAGCCGGCCCCGCAGCCGATCCAGATGAGCGCGACGACCAGGCCGGTCGTCACGCACACCGGCTGGATCGTTCAGGTCGGCGCGCTGGAGAGCGAGAACGAGGCGCAGCAGCGTATCGAAGCCGCCCGCAGTTCGGCTCGCGGCCTCCTCAGCAAGGCCGACCCCTTCACCGAGGTCGTTGCCAAGGACAATCGCAAGCTGTTCCGCGCCCGCTTTGCCGGGCTGGAGCGCGATCAGGCGGAAGCCGTCTGCCGCACGCTGAAACGCGCCGAGATCTCCTGCATCACCGTCCGCAACTGACTCCGTTCAGATCGATCCGATCCCAATGCCCGCGCCTTCCGCGCGGGCATTATCGTTTCCGGCGGACGCGAAGAGCCTTCCGCGACAACCTCTCGTCAAGGATTTACGGTTAAGACTTTGCTCAAGGGATCGACCACGCCGACAATGGCGGGCGGCACGGGGCGACGGCAGACAGAGCAAGCGGAGCTGACGCGGTACGAGCGTTTGTAGCGTTGGTTGCCGGAGTTAGCCGTTATGCGTGCGAAGCAGGGTATCCTTGGCCTCGTTTACCCGGGCAGCGAGATACGTCGAGCCCCCCTGGTCGGGATGCAGTTTCTTCATCAGGGTCTTGTGGGCCCGGCCGATCTCGTCGCGCCCCGCTCCCGGCTGCAGGCCAAGGATCTGATAGGCTTCCTCCACCGTCATTTTGCCGCTCGGCGCCGCGCGGCCCTGCCGCCCTGCCGCATCGCCCTGCGCGTTCTGACGCCAGGCGGGAAACCGGCGGTCCAGATAGCTTTCGAGTAACGCGACGCTCTCCGCGTCGAAGCCAGGGCACATCGCAAGCAGCGCGGCAAGATCGAACTCGTCGAGCGAACGCCCGGCGTAAGGCCCGGCGACGATCTCGCCTGCAAGCTGACCCGAGTCGTGGTCCAGCCGCATGTCCAGAAATTGTGAGCGGACGTGCGAGGTCTGCCCCGGCGAACGCGTCGCACCGCCGAACAACCCGCCGATATTGCCGAAGCCGGAGTTCGCGAGCGGTGTCCACCCGAGCAGGCCGGCACCGAAGATACCGAGGGGGATCGCGACCGCGAGTTCGCCCCGCAGGCCCGTGAAAGCCGCGACCGCCAGCGCCACGACCCCGCCGCCGACCTTGATCGCGCGCGCGAGCACCGCCGGATTGGCGGAACGGAACATCTGCAGCAGCAGGTAAAGGGTAACGACGGCGACAGCGCCTGCGATCAGGGTCGGCATGAGCGCAATATAGTCGCCTCGGTCACAAAAAGCATGCGGCCGCGCTTCAATGTGGACGGCCAATACTTCACTTCATCTGCCCGATCAGCCTGGCCGCGCCGCTTGTCGTCTTGGCCAGCCTGAGCAGAGCCTCGCGGCCGCCGGCGGCGTAGGCCGCTGCCGCGCGCAAGAGCTCGCGCAGCTGCGCCGCCGCGCCCGGATCGAATCTGCACCAGGCCCCGCCGGTCAGCCGTGCGATCTCGCGGAACGCCTGCTCGGCGGTCGCATCATGACCTTCCTGGAACATGAAGACCGGGACCTTGAGCATACCGAGCTCGCCCGCTTTGGCACAGAGCTCGTCGACCTTCTCCTCCATGGCGTCGCCGACGAAAACCACCGCGCGCACGCCGGAGGATGCCGCTTCGCGCCGCGCCTCCGAAAGCACCCTGCCGATCTGGGTGTCGCCGCCGCGGCAATCGATCTTGCTCATCAGGCTCGCGAGCTTGGTGCTGTCGGAGATCCATCCTGTCGCACGGCACTCGTTGAACCCGCGGTAGTAGACAAGCCGGATATCGAGGCTGCCGAGCGCCGCCGCCTCGCGGAACATGTCGGCCTGGAGCGCACAGGCCATGTCCCAGGTCGGCTGCCGGCTCATCGTGGCGTCGAGCGCGAAGATCAATCGGCCCTTCGCGCCCGGCGCATGCGGCGACATCGCGCGCGCCTTGGCGACGAAGGCCGCGATGTCGTCGCTGGTGGACGTCTTGGCCTGCGGCAACCTGCCATCGGCCCCGGTCCGCGCCGACACGGCATCGCCGCTGCGTGGTTTGGTCGGTTCGCCAGACATCCCTGCTCGCACACTTGCTACACGACCCCTATGTGGCGAGCGCGCTGTGATCGGTCAATGTGCAAAGGCCTCCGCGGCGGTCAGCAGCGGAGGCCTGGCAGGGACAAAATTCGAGGTGGACCGAGGGGGTCAGCTCTTGTGCGGTCAGCTCTTGGGCGGTCAGCTGTTGGGCGGTCAGCTCTTGGCGGGTGCCATTAGTGCGACCGGACCGGGCTCGAGGACCTTGGGCGGCGCGCTGAGGGTATCGACCGGCGCCACCACACTGTCGGTATCGCTCAGGAACTTGTCGAGCATGCCCTGGATCGAGTTCTTCGCAACGTCGGGACCCGTGTCGCGCATGTCGTTGTGCTGGAAGTCCGTCTTCACGACGGTGATGCCGGCCTTCTCGCATTCCTCGTCGCTCGGCAGCACGCCTGCATCGGTCTTGAACTGCGGATCGCGTGAGCGGAACGACAGTATCTTGAACTTGCCGGCGGTGACGAAGGGCACGCGCAGATTGTCCAGGGTCACGACCTTCTTGACCTCATCCGGGTACTGCTTGGCGAAATACATCGTGATGTCGCCGCCCATGGAATGGCCGACCATGCTGACCTTCGTGTAGTCGGCATTCGGCTGGACCTTCCTCATTTCCTGGAGCGCCAGGTGAATGTTGGCAACGCCGCGCAGGATCTGCGGCAGGCGGCCGACGTAAAGCTCGCCCGGCTTGGTCACCATGGGCGGATCGGTTGGCAGGTCGTGCTGCGGACTCACCACGAGATAGCCGCGCATCGCAAAGACGTTGGCAAGGAAGCCGTACTCGGTGTTCTTGACGGTGTTGCCGTGGTTGATCACTGCGACCGGCAGCGTGATCATGCCGCTATCCGCCTGCATCTCCCGGTCACGACGGACGGCGATATCAACCGGCACCGGGCGGTTGTCGCGCGAGGCGTCATAGAAGGTGATCGTCTCGTTCTTGATGGCCCATTTGCTCGCCGTGAAATAAGCGAGGCCTGCAAGGGCGGTGACCGAAACCAGTACGGCAATTCCACGCTTCATTTTCGTCCTCAGCCTCAGGCCTTTCTGGCCCGAAATCCCAGTTGAAATCGTGTTGCTTGAAGGCTCTTGGGCCCCTTGTCGGTTATTCCCTAATATATGTCACAGCGACGTGACAGGAAGACCAAATATTGTGAACTGG
This genomic interval from Bradyrhizobium sp. CB82 contains the following:
- the clpA gene encoding ATP-dependent Clp protease ATP-binding subunit ClpA, with protein sequence MPTFSQSLEQSLHRALAIANERHHQYATLEHLLLSLIDDSDAAAVMRACSVDLDKLRTSLVNYLETEFENLVTDGADDAKPTAGFQRVIQRAVIHVQSSGREEVTGANVLIAIFAERESHAAYFLQEQDMTRYDAVNYISHGIAKRPGVSEARPVRGVDEETETKGNEDSKKKGEALETYCVNLNKKARDGKIDPVIGRNSEINRAIQVLCRRQKNNPLFVGEAGVGKTAIAEGLAKRIVDSEVPEVLAAATVFSLDMGTLLAGTRYRGDFEERLKQVLKELEAHPNAILFIDEIHTVIGAGATSGGAMDASNLLKPALASGTIRCMGSTTYKEYRQHFEKDRALVRRFQKIDINEPTVEDAIAILKGLKPYFEDYHRLKYTNEAIEAAVQLSSRYIHDRKLPDKAIDVIDESGAAQMLVAENKRKKTIGIKEIETTIASMARIPPKSVSKDDAEVLKHLEQTLKRVVFGQDKAIESLSASIKLARAGLREPEKPIGCYLFSGPTGVGKTEVAKQLASSLGVELLRFDMSEYMERHTVSRLIGAPPGYVGFDQGGLLTDGVDQHPHCVVLLDEIEKAHPDLYNVLLQIMDHGRLTDHNGKQVNFRNVILIMTTNAGAADLAKQAFGFTRSKREGDDHEAINRQFAPEFRNRLDAIVSFAHLNADVIGMVVEKFVLQLEAQLGDRDVTIELSEEAKAWLIKNGYDEQMGARPMARVIQEHIKKPLADEVLFGKLKGGGHVRVVLVKDEADETKDKIGFEFVEGPVTPKQEKLPGARKRPPSGRSKPGGPGGPSKGPTSKGPLVKV
- the clpS gene encoding ATP-dependent Clp protease adapter ClpS, which translates into the protein MGNDDNRSNGPSGPSTSVITKVKPKTKRPNLYRVLILNDDYTPMEFVVLVLEKFFNKDIEAATKIMLHVHHHGIGECGVFTYEIAETKVTQVMDFARKHQHPLQCVMEKK
- a CDS encoding phasin family protein, whose protein sequence is MFKVEDFQNYGKEQFEQCVASASSVQNGLQAIASAYGDYTKKSFEDTKSFVEKLSGVKSLDKALEAQTDFARSAYETFVAESQKIAGLYNDLAKQAFKPVETIVSKFTPAAQ
- a CDS encoding D-alanyl-D-alanine carboxypeptidase, with protein sequence MLRKNWSSSRLARAGVFGLLTVTTAVIFTTDAAEARRHRGRHYAHRVHRDSGESYSPQFASIIVDGNSGATLQATSPDGIRHPASLTKIMTLYLLFERLESGKIKLDTEMPVSAHAADQDPTKLGLRPGQTIRVEDAIKGLVTRSANDAAVVIAEYIGGTEDDFASMMTRKAHALGMSRTVYRNASGLPNDEQNTTARDQATLGRAIQDRFPRYYRYFSTTAFNFRGRTITGHNHLLGSVEGVDGIKTGYTRASGFNLVSSIHRGNRFLVGVVLGGRSGGSRDAIMRNLLAENLEKGAGTRTVAAITERNGADTNTDVADASDTPVRPAPQVQAAAAPAPEAPAPRPASRLATLAAATAAMPPGAKPEPKTVESKIEPAPLTNGVISSQPLSTIPGSSEPMKPVRVKTVQVKAGTVKVASAAPSQPAPPITNTISSARAEVAETSGAVVAKADVVSKPDVVARPEVVKPEVARSELPPQPPGFGTGNGILGVLPASGASAPTAAPAAKLGSGEPAPQPIQMSATTRPVVTHTGWIVQVGALESENEAQQRIEAARSSARGLLSKADPFTEVVAKDNRKLFRARFAGLERDQAEAVCRTLKRAEISCITVRN
- a CDS encoding DnaJ domain-containing protein codes for the protein MPTLIAGAVAVVTLYLLLQMFRSANPAVLARAIKVGGGVVALAVAAFTGLRGELAVAIPLGIFGAGLLGWTPLANSGFGNIGGLFGGATRSPGQTSHVRSQFLDMRLDHDSGQLAGEIVAGPYAGRSLDEFDLAALLAMCPGFDAESVALLESYLDRRFPAWRQNAQGDAAGRQGRAAPSGKMTVEEAYQILGLQPGAGRDEIGRAHKTLMKKLHPDQGGSTYLAARVNEAKDTLLRTHNG
- a CDS encoding VWA domain-containing protein; protein product: MSGEPTKPRSGDAVSARTGADGRLPQAKTSTSDDIAAFVAKARAMSPHAPGAKGRLIFALDATMSRQPTWDMACALQADMFREAAALGSLDIRLVYYRGFNECRATGWISDSTKLASLMSKIDCRGGDTQIGRVLSEARREAASSGVRAVVFVGDAMEEKVDELCAKAGELGMLKVPVFMFQEGHDATAEQAFREIARLTGGAWCRFDPGAAAQLRELLRAAAAYAAGGREALLRLAKTTSGAARLIGQMK
- a CDS encoding alpha/beta fold hydrolase; this translates as MKRGIAVLVSVTALAGLAYFTASKWAIKNETITFYDASRDNRPVPVDIAVRRDREMQADSGMITLPVAVINHGNTVKNTEYGFLANVFAMRGYLVVSPQHDLPTDPPMVTKPGELYVGRLPQILRGVANIHLALQEMRKVQPNADYTKVSMVGHSMGGDITMYFAKQYPDEVKKVVTLDNLRVPFVTAGKFKILSFRSRDPQFKTDAGVLPSDEECEKAGITVVKTDFQHNDMRDTGPDVAKNSIQGMLDKFLSDTDSVVAPVDTLSAPPKVLEPGPVALMAPAKS